attgaaattcaaatttccctccaattttgtgtgacacttaggctataaatagaggtcatgtgtgtgcattttttcaactttgatcatttgaaaattaaacttcagatttcaggactctcttagagcacaaaattttgtgctcttctttccctctcccttcattcatctccttcttcctccaagctcttatccatggcctcctatggtggtgagcttcttctagacctatcttctccttgaagtggcatctcctctctatcttccttctccattcctctGCCATTCATTTttgaagaagcaaaggaatccattgatgaagaaaatcCTAGGCCTaaaagctccaatggagcttacatcaaccTCTATCCCTTTTTGGCTTATGATAAAACCCAACAACCTTCCCGACTTGACCCCGAAAGTGCACTTTGTGGGATTCAACATTAATTGGTACTTACACAGCCCCTCAAACAAATTTCATAATTTGACAAGGTGTTCATCCTCGATCTTTGACTTGGCAATCATatcatccacgtagacctcaATTTCTTTGTGCATCATGTCACGAAATAAtgctaccatagcccgttggTAAGTTACCACATCGTTcttaaatccaatggacatcACTTTGTAGTAGAACGTTCCctacagggtgacgaaagtcatcttctccatgtcctccagtgccatctttatttgattgtagCCCAACAACCCGTCCATGAAAGAAAACAAGGCAAAATTGTCTGTGTTATCTACAAGGACATTGATGTGCGACAGAGGAAAGTTATCCtttggactggctcggtttagatcccaataatccacacacattcgcatcttcccatctttcttagggactgaaacaatgttggcaacccattccgggtatCGAGCTACAGCCAAGAAGCCAACATCAAACTACATtttcacctcttcttttatcttcaaggacatCTCGGGCTTTATCCTCTGCAACttttgctttaccggggaacactcgagATTCAGAGGTAATCTATGCTGCATGATGTCGGGACTTAAGCTGGGCATATattggtatgaccaagcgaaGATATCTTGGTAGTCTCGCAATAAAGCCACCAATTCATCTCGGATAAGCGTAGACATGCCCATGCCATCCTTGACCTCTTTTCTTTCCTCGCCAACACCTAAGTTTACGATCTCCATTTCTTCTTGGTGTGGCTTTACTACCCTGTCTTCCTATTCGACCATTCACTTTAGCTCTAGAGGAAGGCCCCAATCCTCATCTTCCCCTTCCTCAGTTGCTCCAAATCAACATCTGGGTCCTCGGTATCATTACCTACACAAGATTCATTGTTGGATCCGTACCATTTAatcgcaacaaaaataaatatgccgacgaatgaaaagaaagatggaagtgcaagaacaaatgaagaaggattatatatttataattttgtgatAACAAAGACATGCCCAAATAGGGagaaaaaactctaaagcctaggcccagcaATAGGGTTAGGACTAACGAATTACATTAAGCTCACCACGGAAATTCCGGGTTGTTTGACTATTCGCCAGTTCCCCAATTCGAACTCCGGAGGGCACGGTTGCACCCGATTTGGTTGCTCTTGAGGGGTTTCTTCATGTATCATGGTGACTTGTCCTTCGCACATCCAACCCGCGCTAACAAAGCTTTCGTTGATGTGACACAAGGGAACCCCTTTCACTTGCAACCCTTGCGGCTGGCCCATGCTTCTTCCCCTCCTTTCTAGGGCACTCCTCCTCACGTCAGCGCCTGTTGGCTCATATCCCAGTCTGAACCTTCCATGGTTCCCTGTGAACTCTACCAAACTTGCCACGCAATCCTTGTTCTtccctaaacccattccgggctcgtatCTATGTCCTAACATCACCTGAGCCACCATCAATGCTGCCCCAGATGAGCGCGGTTGTACTAGGGGAGACTCAACGTAAGCATTGCTTACCACATCCAATGCTTGAAAGGATGTTTTCAAGGACTCCTTCATGGCTTCCACATAAGACGTAGAAGAAGGACAACTCACAAGAATGTCTTCTTCTCCCAAGACTATGATTAACTGCCCTTCCACCacaaatttcagcttttggtgtaGCGTTGAAGGGATCACCCCCACTAAATGAATCCATGGTCGGCCTAGTAAGCAGCTATAGGTAGggtttatgtccatcacttggaaagtAATTTGGCATATGTGGCGTCCAATTTGAAtcgggagatcgatctcccctCTTACGTCCCGGCGGCTGCCATCGAAAGCCCGCACCACCATGGAGCTTGGCCTTAGGTGTGATGCATTAAAAGGTAACTTGCCCAAAGTGGCATTGGGCATGACATTAAGTGAAGAGCTGTTGTCAATAAGCACTTTGGCCACAATGTGGTCCAAACATTTGACAGATACATGCAAGGCTCTGTTGTGCTCCCGGCCCTCCACGGGTATCTCTTCATCGGCGAACGTGAGGTAATTATTGGCCGTGATATTGTTGATTATGCCCCTGAAACCTTCCACAGATATGTCTTGGGCTACGTGGGTTTCATTTAGAATCTTGACCAATAgcgcccgatgaggctcagagttcATGAGTAGTCCCAACAGGGAGATCCTAGCTGGGGTTTTATTGAGTTGTTCAATtaccttgaactcgctttgcTGGATGATTCGTAGGAACTCGATTGCTTCTTCACTAGATATCCTTTTTTTGTTAAAGTCGTcttcttccttggcaaaccttCTGGCTGGGACTTCTTCATCTAGAATCGGGCTCGCCTTGAAGCTCTCTTCCACGCCCGCCTTCGCCTTTCCCTTCGGGTTCTTGTGCCGCATCGGTGGCTTGGGTGCCACAATGATCCGCCTGATACGGGTCATGCCGCTCGTGCCAAACATGTTAGTGACCTTGGCGGAGGATAGATCATCTTTAGCATGTACGACAAACGTATCCTTCCTTCCATTGGGCCCTTGTGTGGCGTACCTCCATGGCACCGCCTTGTCACTTTTGTAGGGGAATGGTGCAGGTTTCTTAACTGGGATAGGCTGGAAGCCTTAGGGCTTGTGCGTGGCAACATCCCTGGTGAAGTGGATCACCAATGGCTTGGGTTTGCTCAGGCTCTTATCAGCTGATTGCATGCACACATCTCCTCCCTCTTTTCTCGCGCCATAAACCTCAATCAGGCCTTTGTCCATCAACCCCTGTAGCAGGTCCTCCGCCATTGAGCATGCCTCTACATCGTGTGACACTCCCGGATGTATCAAACAAGCATCTCCCTTGCCCCCGTCAAGGCAAATCATGCCTGCTTCGCGCAGTGCCTCCAATATGAACCTCCTAGAGGTTAACACATCTTCCATCCGCTTTGGCCTCGGAGGTCCACATTCCTCCATCGCATTAACCTCCGATCCCCCATGACTGGCAAGAGGATTTGTCCTTACATTTGGGctatcctcttgaaatgtcagccaCCCTATGTTAATCAAACTTTGGACCTTGTGTTTGAAAGCCACACATTGTTCTAttgaatgccccgggacacctccatgataagcacaggTTGCATTGGGGTTGTACCACCAAGGGAAAGGAGATTGGTAGATCTTCCTGGGGTTCACCACCGCCATTTGGTTGGTCATCAAGGATGGTAGCAAGTCAGCATATGACATCGGGATCGGGGTAAATTCCACAAGCTTCTTTACTGGTAAATTCCTTCCTGGATTGGCACTTATGCTGGGATTGGAGTTGCCAGCGAGGCGAGATTGTGCGGGAGCCGAGTTTTGAGTGGGAGGCCTTTGTGGTTGAGCGAGACTCTTTGCTGGATGAGTGCTGGAATGGAAGGGTTTCCAGCATGGGCCAAAAAGCTTGGTTGGTGTGGGGAATATTGGTAAGTGTTGTGAGGGGTTTGTTGGGATTTAGGCCAAGTAGGAGATGAAGTCACagcgtgggtatctccttccttcttcttgaCCCCACTTGCTCCGAATATTCTATTGCTCATGCTAGCAGGAGCGGCATAATCGAACTTTCCCCTTCTCAAGCCTACCCCGATCCTCTCACCCGCAAataccaaatctgcaaagctagagggcatgtaacccaccatcttctcatagtagaacattgGCAGCGTGTCCACTATCATAGTTATCATTTCTCTTTCCATCATGGGGGGTACCACTTGGGTTTCTaggtccctccacctttgggcatactCTTTAAAGGACTCATGCTCCCTCTTGCTCATATTTTGCAATTGGGTTCTGTCAAGAGCTATGTCGATGTTATACTGATACTGCCTGATGAAGGCAGCTATCAAGTCCTTCCAAGagcggatgcgggaagcttccaaatttgtATACTAGGTGATCGTCGCCCCGGCCAagctttcttggaagaaatgaatTAAGAGCTTCTCATCTCTGGAGTATGCCTCCATCTTTCGATAGTACATTTTCAGGTGGTGCTTAGGGCAAGTAGTCCCTTTGTACCTATCGaaatctggcaccttgaactttggggggatgacgacgtCATGCACTAAACACAACTCCGCCATGTCAGCGAATGGGTAATCACCAATCCCTTCGATGGCCCTTAGCTTCTCCTTGATGAGATCCAATTTCTCCCTTCCTTCCGCGGCCGGAGGCAGCCTCCCCACCGAAGTGTAGAGGTCGCAACGGGCGCTGTTGAGGGCCCCCCGCGACATTGGGTTAAGGCATACCACTACACATCGGACCCTCGATGGTGAACATAGGGTATGGTTCAAAGTCACCCTGAGCATGATCCCAAGGCTCTTCACGGGCGTCCCCCACAGGCTGAGCGAAAGGTGTATGCTCCAACTGGGGTTGCTGGCCTTCAAAGGGAACGGGAACGACGTGATTAGCATTCTCATTGAGCATGTGCATGGcgttgggtggtgtatagttgggggGTAGGCCATATGGGAAAACATTCCTATTATGCCCCATGTGTGGACCGCTCGTGTTGCCTAACACCTCCCTTCCCTGACCTACCAAGTTCGGGATTGATTGGTTTGCTTGGTTTATAGCGGATGGTGGGTCGGATCCACCTTAGCGGCAATGCTGGTGACAGCAACTGTGGCTGCATTGCTCTCCATCATCCACTTCAtgcttaacatggcctccatcatggaggtcaTTTGATCCTTCATGGCCCCCATATCGGCCTTCATTTGCTTTTGCACTTCTTTTATCTCAACCAtgactctagttttggaacgGGTTCGATAGGGGTGCCATAAAGCATGTTTGTCTTTTTTGGTTATGGTGTTTACTTGACTATAACTGctaaaagaacaaaatgcaATGAGTAATGTGACAATGaactaaacatgaatgcatgacAATGATAAGTTGCCGAAGTATTGGACCCATGCAAAAAATTTAGCAGAGACATAGAGTTGAATCAAATCTCATTTTCATTAAGAGACAAAATTGTCTATCTTGTCAAAGTCAAAACCTAAGTACAAACGCCTTAACGGTTCCTAATTATGTGGGACATCAACTCGATCATATACTGACAATAATCGAAAAGTCCATGAACTTCCTCAGGAGCTAAGTACACATTCGCCATCGTCTTGGCTTTGGCTAACAGTCTCGGAAGCTCTTGTCTTCCATTCAAAGTGaaagcgaacctatccatccacatcatAGCTTCTCTGTGTAATGAATCTATCACTctctcccttgcttccctttccgcTTGGAGGACCGATACTTTTGCATGCtcgtcctctagcctttgctcatgGCTAGCAGCTAGACTTAGCTTCTCTTTAACTGGTCAATGATAGCCCACATGTTCTCTTCCGTCTTACCCAACTGTTTGGTCAAGCTCCTTTTCAACCTTTGACAAGCCTTCAACTTGTCCTCTAATATCATACCTTCAACCCTCGACTCATCTATTTCGGCCCTCCGAAGCTTGAGTTCGTTGTTGCTACCCCATAAAGCTCCTCGGAACTTGTTTCAGCCCCATTCTTCTTTTTGGACCCTCTTCATTTCTCATTTTAATGCTTTGGCTGTGGCCACATTGACGTTCCTCAGCTCGTCACACTCTTTTCTGACCCTAATGGTTGTCACCTTGAACTTTTCCTTGACCACTTGTGTTCTTTCAAGTTTCTCTTTCAAGGCTTGCACTTCTTCACTCTCCTCAGGGACTTCAGTCTCTTCCCCACTTGGACTTTTTAGCTTCGGGAGCCAAGTTATCCCTTGCATCCGAGCCTTCAACCATTGATGATACCCACCAATAACATTATTGTTGCTCCCTCTAAGCTCCTTATCCTTTCTTTGTACCGCATTCCATGCTTTTCGGACTCTTTGAAGCATTTttgcattggggtcactgaagcctcgtgcgatgaaaggcgtgatacTCTCTTCTgatggtgcccctctcataggatagcttagttgtcttatggcaagtacgggattataattaaaacaaccccttgtccccatcaaggggaCATTTGGGATCCCTTCACATGAAGACAACTCCgcccttccttccttccatcaggAGAACCAAATAACAAACGCCCCTACCATACCAGCCAAGAGCTTCTCCCAATTTGCTTTCCCTTTCTCGGTGCACATgcggtgaccttgtaggggACAGACGGGTCTACTTTCTTGACGAAAAATGTGAGAGACCAGCCATAGATAAAGAGCGGGTGTGCAACAGACAATCCTTGCGTTGCTCTTCTAGCATCTTCAATCAAATGAGTCATAGGCATCAGCCAAAATAGCAAcgaccggactttccttgctgtggtgataagcaagaaaagcATTGATCACTGCTAGATCCACTAGCCCATCCATGTTAGTCGgataatacgactaacttttgtgtaagaaacttGTGTAACTTGTATAtaactcctcccatttatggtcattttgtagtgttgtaattactttttgttaaatataggtaataagtactAAGTATCctcattttgtgtatttaatgatcattccttttcaatttcagGCTGATTAGGCAAGTTTGGTGGAAGTGCTGATTTTGAGCCGCTCACTAAGCCAATTCTTTGGCTCAGCGAGCCATCCGTTAAGTGCAGCAATTCATGGCTAAGCGCGTAGAAGATCCTAGAAGCAGGTGAGTTGTCATGATGCGCTCAGTGAGAATCAATTAGCTAAGCACATCGCTTGAACCTCCAGGATGAGCGAGCAGGACTGGCGCTAAGCCAGAAGTCACTtacacgcgctaagcgagcctatcTCCCACTAAGTGCGCGCCTCTCAACAACACTGCCTATTTAAAGCCGAATCTCGAAATTGAAGGGGTTGTTGAGTTTTTTTAGAGTTTCTGGCTGTGGAGAGACCAGGAGAGaactgagcttgaagaggaagctatcttgcatagcattggacgagattttgagtgattgtgaggtttttgaggatgatgcttggctaggattaggctaaacatgcacgagacatcggggtttagcagTCTAGGAGACatcatagaacacaaaaacattgttaggtagagaacatCTTTAATAACATCAGTCATCtagtaggaagaccaacacgttcTTTATCTATCTTGACACATCACTACTCATGTGATTTACTGTTGAATAGTTTAGTTTACATGCCTGTCCATACCACACACCAAATTTTCATCCAAAGGCACTTATTTACTGAACCgcagctttaccaagtaaaacaagttccccaagagttcgatactcggttcttaccattttatactacttgcgtgatccggtgcacttgctggCCATCGAACAAGCTTTTTGGCGCcattgccggggaacttctttctattttgaaagtttagttcagttcTTTAAGTgtctatttattattctttgattatttatgaatatttgcttttgattcatatttgttttcttcttgaattggatAACTGCTATTGTTGTCAGTATTttgtatgcatagatctcctgCAGGTAATTTAGCTCATCTGGAAGAATAAGCTCAATCCTTTTATTCAACATCATGgagattattatttatattccaCCAATAACTTGTGATTTTTATCGAAGGGAGCATTACTAGGATAATTGTTATATGTACTCCACAAATAACTCTGGGTGGAGACAGGAGTTAACTCCCTATAATCAGTATGAAGAGGAAAGAGCCCCCGATCTTGATAGTGTGTTTGCAGAATTCATGGCATATCATGCTAGCTCTACGGCTAATCATAATGCAATACAAAAGCAGGAGATTCAATGTGCCAAAGTTTTTTTAGAAGATTATCAAGGGGAACCAGAGTCACAATTCTACTATCAAAATGAAGCAGAAAGGAGTTTCAATGTGGACATTTTGTTAATGCAATTCAAGGATACAATTGGATCTATTCAACGGGCATTTAAAAGTGCATAAATTCAGGTTGGTAAGCTGGTAGAAGAAGTGATCCAAGCTATGAgcagaagagaagaaaatattgtAGAGGTTGACTCTCAAGAGGAGAGCCTTGTGAATGAGCATGAtttagaagaagatgaggagaaAGTGCAACAGTGGAAACAGTGCTTACAAACGCGTGCTCAACAAGAAGATAATTTCCAAGTTAACACATGTTCTCATCAACTGACTATTAAAGAAGAAAGGCATGAAGACCATGAGGGTTCACTCATTCTGGGACAACCCTGTCTTTCATTTGCCAGTTGTGTTTTAGACATGGGTAAAGGTAAATTGGAACTGAATGTAGAGGATCAAAAGATCTCCTTTGACttaattgaagaaataaaaCACCCAGTTAACGGTGAGGATTGGTTTGAAGCAGAAATATCGGAGCAGGAGATGGAATTAACAGCCTCAGCCATGGTATTACAGACGCCTGGGGAGAAAGAATTTGAATATGTGACAGAATGCCTAGTCAATGAAGATGGAGGAAGAATGTTAGCTTGTATTGAAGAGCTGGGGGATCTAGACGATGAATCTATTGGTCATGTGATGTTTGAAGAATTGGAAAACAATTGACCAAAAGAAAAGCCCAAAGTAGAATTAAAGACCCTCCAGCGCATCTAAAGTATGTATTCTTGGAGGACAATGAGACCAAACCTGTTATAATTAGCAGCTCCAtgcagaagaaagaagaggatcaACTGGTGCAGATTCTGAAAAGTCGCAAAACCGCTATTGGTTGGCACATCTCTGATTTAAAAGGAATCAATCCCTCATATTGTATGCACAAAATTAATATGGAAGCTGATTACAAGCCAGTGAGACAACCTCAAAGAAGGCTGAATCCAATaatgaaagaagaagtaagaaaggAAGTGCTCAAGTTGCTAGAGGCAGGGCTCATTTACCCAATCTTGGACAGTTCATGGGTTAGTCCTGTTCAAGTTGTTCCGAAAAAGGGAGGTATGACAGTGATAAAGAATGATAGAGATGAGCTAATTCCTACAAGAATAGTTACTAGGTGGAGGATGTGTATTGATTACAGGAAGCTAAATGAAGCCGCCAGGAAAGACCATTACCCACTCcccttcatggatcaaatgcttgagagacTTGCAGGGCAATCTTTCTACTATTTCTTAGATGGATACTCGGGATACAATCAAATTGTAGTGGATCCTCAGGACCAAGAAAATACAGCTTTCACATGTCCTTTTGGTGTATTTTCTTATTGCTACATGTTGTTCGGTTTATGTAGTGCCCCAGCTACTTTCCAGAGATGTATAATGGCAATTTTTGATGACATGGTAGAGAAATGTATTAAAgtttttatggatgatttctctGTCTTTGGTGCATCTTTTGAAAATTGCCTAGCAAATTTAGAGAAAGTGTTACAACGCTGTGAAGAATCTAATTTGGTGCTCAACTgggaaaaatgtcactttatgGTTCAAGAAGGTATCGTGCTGGGACACAAGATTTCTAGAAGAGGAATTGAGGTGGATAAAGCAAAGATTGATGTTATTGATAAACTTCCACCTCCAGTTAATGTTAAAGGCATACAAAGTTTCTTGGGTCATGTTGGATTCTATCGGCGATTCATTAAAGACTTTTCCAAAATTGCTAAACCACTGAGTAATCTTCTGAACAAGgatgttgtgtttgtgtttaatgATGAATGTTTAGAAGCCTTTAATACCCTTAAAGCCAAGTTGGTCTCTGCTCTTGTGATCACAGCACCAGACTGGGAATAAAAGTTTGAAttaatgtgtgatgcaagtgattatgcaGTAGGTGCAGTGCTGGGACAGCGAAAGGGCAGAATTTTTCATACCATCTACTATGCCaacaaagttttgaatgatGCTTAGATCAATTATGCCACCACTGAGAAAGAATTGATGGCAATTGTTTATGCACTTGAGAAATTCAGATCTTATTTGGTTGGGTCAAAGATACTAATTTATATTGATCATGcagcaattaaatatttgttgtgcAAAGCTGATTCCAAACCACAACTTATCAGATGGATATTGTTacttcaagaatttgatttagtcatcgAGGACAAGAAGGGATCTGAAAATTTGGTAGCAGACCACCTATCCAGATTAGTCAATGAGGATGCCACTTTAAAAGAGGCTGAAATAAAAGATGAATTTCCtgatgaatttttgtttttgattgtaGAGAGACCATGGTTTGCTGGCATGGCAAATTTTAAGGCAGCTGGGATCATTCCCAAAGACCTCACTTGGCAGCAGCGGAAGAAATTTTTCCATGATGCATGATTTTATATATGGGATGATCCACACTTGTTCAAGGTAGGTGCAGATAATCTCCTCAAGAGATGTGTGACAAGTGAGGAAGCCAAGGGTATATTGTGGCACTATCATAATTCACCATGTGGAGGGCATTATGGTAGAGACAAAACATTGGCTAAGGTCTTACAgtcaggatttttctggccGACACTCTTCAAAGATGCCCATCACCATGTCTTGAAGTGTGATCAATGCCAAAGAATAGGGGGATCTGATGCTTGgctaggattaggctaaacatgcacgaGACATCAGGGTTAagcagtccaggagacatcatagaacacagaaacattgttaggtagagaacatctttaataacatcagtcatccagtaggaagaccaacacgttcTTTATTTGTCTTCACACACCACTACTCATGTGATTTACTGTTGAATagtttagtttacatacctacCCATACCACGCACCAAACTTTCATCCAAAGGCACTTATTTACTGAACCACAACTTTACCaaataaaataagttcaccgagagttcgatactcggtttttaccattttatactacctGCGCGATCTGGTGCACATGCCGGCCATCGAAcaatccacatttggaaagaggacgaccccaaacaCCAAAAGTGCTAAAACATCAATGAATGAAGTCCACTCCCCTTGATCCACCAAAGCCTTCGCTTTCTCTTCCCAGTGCTTCCTTGGTATTCTGACCACCtcatttctacttttttttactcGGTCCAATTCTTGCGTCAAGACCTTGACCACTTTGGCTATCCTTGCCATGGAGGGGTATAACCCAGAGAAAAAATACGGCTTCCTTCCTCTTAGTGGGCATCCCAAGACcccttcaaattcttccatgGTTGGTACTAACTGAAAGTCCCTAAACGTGAAGCACCTTAGCGGCTGGTCGTAATATTTAGTGAGGGATGCAATGGCTTCGAAAGACCCTTCTATCATAGCCAAATCCCATATCTTTCCATATGTCTTGTGGAAGGCTTGACGTTGGAGTTGACCCATCTGCTGCCCTAACTCTTGCAAACTAGCTACTTCTAGGCTTTTGAttttgacatgatag
The genomic region above belongs to Glycine max cultivar Williams 82 chromosome 14, Glycine_max_v4.0, whole genome shotgun sequence and contains:
- the LOC100783923 gene encoding uncharacterized protein, with amino-acid sequence MTRIRRIIVAPKPPMRHKNPKGKAKAGVEESFKASPILDEEVPARRFAKEEDDFNKKRISSEEAIEFLRIIQQSEFKVIEQLNKTPARISLLGLLMNSEPHRALLVKILNETHVAQDISVEGFRGIINNITANNYLTFADEEIPVEGREHNRALHVSVKCLDHIVAKVLIDNSSSLNVMPNATLGKLPFNASHLRPSSMVVRAFDGSRRDVRGEIDLPIQIGRHICQITFQVMDINPTYSCLLGRPWIHLVGVIPSTLHQKLKFVVEGQLIIVLGEEDILVSCPSSTSYVEAMKESLKTSFQALDVVSNAYVESPLVQPRSSGAALMVAQVMLGHRYEPGMGLGKNKDCVASLVEFTGNHGRFRLGYEPTGADVRRSALERRGRSMGQPQGLQVKGVPLCHINESFVSAGWMCEGQVTMIHEETPQEQPNRVQPCPPEFELGNWRIVKQPGISVVSLM